The following nucleotide sequence is from Salvia splendens isolate huo1 chromosome 2, SspV2, whole genome shotgun sequence.
cctccgtcccaagttagttgaggcatttcttttgggcacgggatttaagaaattgatttgttaaaggttaaagtggagagaggaaagtaagagaaggaataaaaattttaccaaaaaaggaaatgactcaactaccttgggacaaactaaaaaggaatacgactcaactaccttgggacggagggagtactttttagcATAGTTGTTGGCATCCAATGCACTTGCATTTCCTTTCTAACTCACAAGTTTAAATATAATTACTACATCACTTCAATTATTTTCTTGAGCAATGCCATGAAAAATTGAAATGAGACCATTCATACAACAGCTAGCATTTCTTGATTCAAACAAATAAATGTGAGAAATGAATATCAGTGTGGGAAAAATCAAACTGATGATGTAAATTATAAACGATCTGTTTGGAAAATAATGGTGAATATTTGATTAAGTGAGTATGGGTTACATAAGAAGAAAATTTGTCACATGATTAATAAATATGGAAAAGAGTGAGACTTACTGATAGTCCACGACAATGTCAttagaaaaagtagtgaaatatttgaattaaagttGCGCACTAAATGAAAATGAAGCAGTGAAGTGGACTGGACAATGTCATTAGCTGAAGAAAAgtactctttctctctcaaccAAGCTCTGGAAATTACTGATAGTCCACGACACAATAATAATCACTAGAGACAAAATGAATGAGACTATTTAATTTGGAATCCTTGGAATCTTAAGCTACTTAACAAATTTATTCATCTGAAACTGAAAGGAACACCATAATAgtataattaattagttaaaattttaaacaaattaaattggAAATTAAGACACACGATCCATGGTCTTCCCTTGTGTAGGTCAACTCATTGAGCTTAACTGATTTCAAATTTGTAATAAATGTCAATATTAATTTggtaaaaaaacaaatcaaaattgatTATGTTCTTCTGAGTCTTATCGCAATAATAAATGTCTGTTGTCAAAACTATTTGTTGTAGTCATTTTTGTAGGATACTTGCACAGTTACACTTACTATATTCAGCAGCAAATTAAAtctttatgttatttttataaatgcATGTATTTTCATGTCTGATGTTCATGTTCTTACGTTAAGTTAATAGTAGTACggagtttttttatttttattttttcattttcttcaatcATACGACTTCAtcttattaataatataatagtatataaaacCAGCATTAAATGTAGGCCAAGTGACTTTTTTTGGCATATGAAACCTTTCTGCCTTTCTGTAGAAAAAACAACTTAAACTTAATAATAATTAAGGATATGTAAAACCTCAGAGACCAAAATATTATGGGAGGAGATCCTCTGCTGTTCCTCAATTCACAGCAAATGGGTGCTGTGTCATAAACGCAAAAAATTGTGAATGAAACGCAACAATCAGATTGTTTTTCTATTCTTTTTAATGACTTTTTTCTTGTATGattataaattttcaattaaatacTAAAATATTCTATAAAAAATGTTAGGTcaatataaataacaaaaagaaatcaacacacatgcataatatttgatTTGATGATTAGAATTTGTAAGCATGCGAATTTATGAATGCAATTGTTCTATTTAGTATTTAAATGAAAAATCATTGCCATAATACAAAAAGTTatttaaaaagattaaaaaagaaTCAGATTGCTGCGTTTCATTCACAATTATTTGCGTTTTTGACACAGCACCATTTGCTGTGAATTGAGGAACAGCAAAGGATCTCCACCCAAATATTATCGTGTCATGAAATATGAATGgacaatataatattatctccCTCTCATAATCAATAGTTAATAGTTttgttttttccattttagattattcataaaaattaatcaCTGCTTATCAGATTATGTTTTATTTCGACCATTAGATCAAAAATGGAAGTAAGTTACTAAAAATAAGAAGTCATTTTAAAACCTCAAAATATTGGATTGTATTTAACTTTGTCGATTTAAATTCTTTTTCACACACCGCATATCaaataaagataattttatatgaACTCTAAGAAAATCCTATTTATATACTCTATGTTcagataattttataataaaacaatCAGTGTGATTTTCCGATAAGAAATTTGTACATACACAATTTGTATATGTACTGTAGAAAATTTGTTTATGTATTCTAGAAAATCAGTACATGTAGCATGACTAATTTGTATATagccatttttataaaacgatcAATGTGGTTAGCTATATCTAGCCGCTGATGCTGAAATCGAAAAAAGATCATCgaatgacttgaaattcgcaCTATTCTTGTGAAATGAATTAGAGAGAAATCACTGCTTCATCGTTTTTCTGGTCTTTATTTTAGTTTCACTTATTAAGCTTGTTATATACTTTTCCGTCGGCCATTACAAGTTCCATTTGAATTCGGCATGAGTTTTAGAAGTACTACtataaaagaaaattggtgaaaaaagatagtggaatgtgtgactcatttttatatatcagttttatagtaataaaatatgagtgaaatgattTAGTGAAATGTAGGGTCcacctaccatttatagtaaaagtgaaacgagactcctaatcatggacgaactaaaatggtGAACCGAGTTTTTTAATggtggacggaaggagtatgttGATTGTATttatagatttttttattttttaatatgtgtcgattttttttaatatgtgttgattgtatttatagaatttttattgtttttctaATTGTGTCGATTGAGtttgtaagagcatccataatggcggcgagcggaccagcTAGCCGATCCCCggcgctagccggtccgctcgccgaaccattgtaaccggctaGACGAATTTCGGCAAAAAAATCGGTGAGCGCACGCCGATCCGTTGGCCGCCATTGCAGACTCCGGATCGGCGagcggattttttttatttaattttcgaaacactatatatacacgatttgcacgttatttcatttgcaccgcttgttttaacgagtattctctctatcttaatttctgtacaaaggcaacaacgcgaaatgagtagcgcgggtggtagtagtggtggtagtggtggggatgctgaggagtacgaacggcaggagtcggcgcgtaaggacgtggagcgcgcatttggtgtgctccagtctcgatgggcggcaattaagggtccaacgcgtttgtggcatgtcgactgcattgccgatataatgtacgcctgtattatcatgcacaacatgattgtcgaagatgaaggtgtacaactgactagttgggcgaacgacgataatgaagcaggtccaagccacggcatgGCCGCCCCCAACATACGAagcggggtacctcacgatgaagccggccgcctccaagcacatgccgacctGCGCCAAGTgaatgctcatattcgactacaaaaggatttaattgaagagttgtgggcgcggaggactgcacgacgttagttttttttttaattatgtaatttttttaatataccttctttttgtaatttttttaatgtaccttctttttttaaaattaatgtaatttttttaattaatgtactttttaattctaataatataattgaatttttcacgtatctgtgtcgtaaatttaattccgtattttgtgtgattgttaattatttgttttatataattttgagtgatgttgctaggctattgctgggctatttgcttgttttgatgatgtgacaagaggatttttagtgctgacgatgtagcaggaggagtttgtggctaggctatggctggactattcttattgtggatgctctaacatatGTTGTTTGAGTTATTAACTATgctcagtggcggatccagcgCCTTCGAGACGGAGTGGGCCGaatttattagtaatatataaaaattaaataaatattttaataataaaataatatttttcctTCCCATTataaatgaaacgttttctaaaatgcAAACAACGTCTCTCTACATTTTCATCGCTCTTACTCTACTCTCCATTCATTAACTCACTAaaaaacactacataaaatcccaaaattcaaaaatttcatACTTATTGGGTGGAAAGAGtatattaatattcaaatatcaCTCCACGAAATTAATTTCTATAAGTGCCaatatcttaaaaatattttaaaaatattttattataaataattgaagaatAAACTTTTCTTGATGATAATATCAAAGgctaaattatatttaaaaaattaataaaaaatatatagtaaagaCATTAATAAAAGATATGAGTAAGTAATATGTTTAGTACAATTGAATTGAATGTATAATTTAAAGTAGTACTATTCGCTTTTAAATAAAATCTATAGTATAATTCAGtataattttctaaaatatagtatataaaattgtCCAAGTAAagtataattagaaaaaaaatgggcATTCCATATTCTATATTAACGTAATATAGGTAAGAAAAGTGTGTCGCCAATTTTACAAATTACTTATACTTTACATTTAACTAATATCACACCAGTGCGATGCACGACTCGATCTAATTTCATCACAGTGAATTCACATTTTGAATTAATTACTTAAAATCATATATAATTACATTATTTGaggattaaaaatcataaatacataaaccaATTTAAATGTACAATTCCAAAAACATAATAACGCAACTTTAGAAATCAACCAAACACAAATTAAATATGCAATTccaaaaacataaatataataacTTTATAAATCTACAATTGTGTACACATATTTAAGATGTCAAAAAGTTCAAGCCGCTTATGCTAAATTATTGATGAATGAAAAATTGTAACAAAAATCATAGGTTTGTTATAAACATTGTCGATGAAAATTTTTCAGAGCTACCATCATAGTTAATGAATACAAATTAATTATAGTTTCTGATATGACACTTTTGAGTTATATCTTATGCAGATATAGGTTTGTTATAAACATTGTCAATGATACAAGCAATGCTTCCTTCCTGATGTGGGACAGAGAACTTGCAATTCTGTTAGGAAAGAAAGTTTCTGACGTCATTGTATCTCCTAATGAGGTATATTTTTAGCTAATTATATTTTAGATTCTGTTATATAGATTATTTGATACTATTTTTGTTACTCAGATTCATCAATGTGACTATATTCCTAAGGAGATAGAGGATAAACTTTTGGGCCAAAATTGCTTATTTAAACTTCAGATGATAGATAACTTGGAGATTCCTATGAGATATCCTTTCAAAGTCATTAAAGTTTGCAATTTGCCCGAAATTGTTGATAAGTATGTGCCTGAATGTTTGGATTCACAGCCTGCTTCCCCTGGGTTAAAATTGTCTGACATGTTGTTTGGATCAGACCTTGCTGAGGTATTTACTTTGATTATCGTGTTTTATCTTATTTAATGAATTAATGATTTGTCACTGATCATTATCCTTTTTACAGATTTCTGATAAAGCATTTGTCACTCCTGTTCTATCAATTATAACTAAGGATAGTAGTCTTGAATGTAATGTTGAAAGCTCAGTGAAAAGATGTTTGGAGGTGGATTTTGATAGCTGTGATGATTCCTTTGGtgaaatgttgaagaagaagaagaagaagaagaagaagaagaagaggaaggaagACAGTGGTTCTGATTAGTTGAATGTTGAAACTATTGTGTTCAGCTTATGGCTTTTGTATGTTGGATTTTTTTCCCTTTGCATTGTTGGATGGTTTTTGCTGATgatttaatactattatattGAAGTTTCTGAGGTTTTATTTTATAGTCTTTTACTATTTCAGTTATATTTTACTTCTTATAGTTATTAGTCATGCTTCCTAGACATATaacatttaatataatatatatcacCTAAAGTTATTCGTTACCGACATCTTTTCTTAAAATTTTGAAGTAGAGTATGTCTTTTATAAATTTGTATACAAGCACGTTCAAGTCTAAAATATAATCTCTTACAGAATGATAGAAAATCATGTCATAATTTAGAACtataactaataactaataatGTAATGGAGTACTTGGTAAAGAAAGTACCTTTCTGACTTTGTGTGAAGTAATACATTGTTTTTGTACTCTAAATCCACCATACTCCTTCATGTCATGAAAGAATATATTATCAAATAAATGTAAATGATCTTATATGCAAATTTATGTCATTTATATAAGTTTGAGACCAAATCAAATTATATCCAACATTTCAAACTGAATCATGGCAATAATACCGAGTTTTCTTCTagcttaactacatgtaaataTTTTTGGCAGCATTATCTTTATTTataactaataataaatatctcttcctaaaaATTCACATATCACAAATTTGGAATTTGATTGTATCTCCTTCTGCAAGAATTAAGTGACTGCTTCTGTATTAAAATCATCTTTATAAGTTTAACTGACTCCTAATATCATCTAAATAATTATCTTATAATTGTAACAATATATGTGTATTCATTAATTGTACACGGCTATTAATATATGTATACAGtactttttgtaatttgttCTCTCTTTTCTAGAATGGAGTCAATGTTTTaccatttatatataatattttagaaTACTTTACAGTCATAATTatctttaaattaaaatataacctGTCATTCTCATTTATTACTTTAGTTCCTATACTAATTAATATATCTACATGTGAAGCTAGGGTTACTTTTATGCTTGAAAAGTTAATGTGTTGTAGTATATTTGTAGAATCTCAAAAGTTGGTGAAGCTTGAAAGTGTTATTGGttcttgtgtttttctttttcaattatATAGCTATATTACTTGCTGTCCCATTACACATTACTGTTAAGAAAAGATGTGTGAACATTAACCAGGTGTGTTTTTATTCCCTTCATTTTAGTTTTGTCTTTTAAAATCTACCTTTTCATTTGCACTTTACTATGCTATGTTAATATTTGAAGCCAATAGTAGTTTTAGGATTCCATATTAGTAAAAGTAGAGTTTTTTCTTTCATCCTTTGTTATTCTCTATAATAATTTATGTTGATTACTATTTTGTTTAGTTTTTAAAGGCCCTTAATGGATCTACCACATTATGAAATACATTTATCACCAATTAATAGATAATTCAAGAGAAACACATAACTTAATGAAGTTTCCTATCAAAACCATCACAATACCAAATTACAGAACAACAGACATTAGATCAATAGTTATACCAAAAATTTATTTCTCCATTAGTAATGCTCCTGATTCTACAACCACATACACTATATTTTTCACATTTTggttagtatttttattttccacaTTGTAGCTACTGTTTTATGATGTTTTGCAGACATTATTTTATAACTTAATCaaatgaagaaattgaagaaatctACTACAATAAAAGGTTCTATTGCTTATGAAACCCAAATTAATCAATCAGGTAAATTGTATATaccttagagtgtccacaatggtggcccttgaaggccaccaaatgtggctctCCATTGCCCTCCTGCAAtggtaaataaacaaaaacaacaagagggccacgaaatgtggccctctccaaaaaaaaattaatttgtttactttttttaattatattttttaatttaattacaccaaatttaattagcctaataatttggaaaataaacataatttaataaaaaagtgaattaaagacaaattttcgtcgtattatagatagaggaaaattatacaatgaaattttttaaaaaacactaCACAAAAAGACGCCACCCTTCctactcggtggcgtcatcGGAATCCGGCACATCTTAATCACCACCTTCGTTGCCGCCCCCACTGCCGGTAGCTCCGCCCGTCTCCGACCCATCGGCCCACCCCAACTTCGACCTCAATCTAAGAATGAGGTCGTAGCACATCTTCTAGGTGAGAGGGTCTGTCGACTTCTCGTACAAGGAAAAGTTACCCCCAAGTTGCTTCATCATCTGCACCTCCAGTGTTTGAGCCAACGCCGCGGTCGGTGATGGGCGCGGTGCTGACGCGTTCGCAGCAGAGACTTGGGATGCGGTTCTAGCTTCCTGGATGTCGGCTTGTTGGCCCTGCGGGCGTTGGTGCCTCGACATTGTCGAGGGAGGCTCCTCCAACACATCGTCATTCAGGTCGAATGCACGTGAGTCGCTACCACTGCTGTAGGTGCCGTCGGCACGGAGTTTTGTCCGCTTCCCAGTAAGACCGGTCTCATCATCGCAGATCGCCTTGAATTGAGGGGAGTCTCGGAGAAGCATatattcattccagtaggtgaacttggGCCAGTCTTCAGTATTAAACAACTGATACGATAACGCTCGTACGTCGGCTTCGCTGCGGCCGCTTTCGGCATTCTGGAGTTGTCTCTCGTAAATGCTACTGAACCTCTTCACAGCTCTACTGATACGGCCGAACTTCTTCCGGATCTGGCCTTCATCACGCTAGGCACTGTCTGCTGGTTTGAAGCCGTGGTACACCGTCGGAAGCGCCTCCAGAAGCAAACGTCGGTCTGATCCGTACCGATGACCGGATTCGTCGTGACCGCCTCCCAGGCCCGCGCAACAACAAGGGATTCATCGTCGTTGTACGGGACCCCCCGCCGAGCACCACCGCTCCGCCCGCCGCCTCGGCTTCCACCGCCGCCGCTTCCGCCGGGCACCTGCTCTCTGTCTCTGCCACGGCCGCCACTGTGCCCCTGCTCTCCGTCTCTGCCATTTCGCCGCCCACGACCGCCACCGCCTCGCCTCCCCCCGCCGCCGCCATTTCGGCCTCGGCCACCGCCTCGCCCCCTACCACCGCCGGTTCGGCCACCCCCGGTGGGGGCCTCCACCTTCACACTACCGGATGTCAGGGTCTCCGGTGTACCCATCAACTGTTCCCATGTGAAGCTATCAGATTCAGACACAGGAGACTGGGTGTattggaattgggaggattggaaGTGCTGAGATGGGTTGTTGATCGCGTCCATATTCGGCCGGTAGTCACCGAACCCCAATTGTTGGCGAACCACGTTCCTCTGCTGATGGGAGGATGACTGAACCCGGTATTGCGACGATTGTGGACTCCACATCTGATTTGGGAAGTTGCGGTATCCCAAGTCTCCATACCCCGGGGAAttaccatctccaccttgcatcttaggtaggattttaattagggttttgaaGTGTTCAAGTGTAAAATGGagtggaaaaaatggaaatgggaaTGGTAGGATTTATAaaagaattttcaaaaatttttaaaaaaaaattaaaatttcgcgGGCCAGCCGCTGTTTCGTGGCTCCTTGCAGTCactggcggatccaggtggggtcgggcggggtcggccgaccccaccacctGCCCCGGAAGGCTACTTTCTTCGGCCTCCGACCCTACGGCGTTCACGTCTCCGCCCCCACCTCACGTCCTCACGCCGTGTGAGATGATGGGGAGACTGATCAGAGAGAAAGGAAGGAAGTGAGGCAGCCGGATGGGTAGACTGTTGTCGAGAACAAAGGAGTTGGAGGGGAAGAGTCCTTCCGCGGTTTTTGTTTTCGAAGAGAAAGAGGAATACTATTGGAGATGTCATTATTATTTTCTCATCCCTATATTCACTCGTGAAATATAATAAACCGGCATCAATAAATTTAACtaaatttaaaagattaaatatcttaaatatGTTATCTAATTGTAAAATgggctttgaaatatttttctttatttgaattaattcttagaagtccattaaaaatatattctcatcttaaaatatcaattaatattaaatagtagtagtagtaatatttttttacagtATATCAAAATCAACTTATCTAAATTAACCACCTACttatataaagtaaatatttcttaatttcttctactcttagttttataatttaaattttcaaacttattattcatattcaattttttaaatctttaaaaatttggtatgttacagaaaaattatgctatgtgtatgtcattttttttgtcaaaatacgTAGTATAACataattattctctcttactttattatttatttgcatctttgttttatctaagatcatattttattctttcttcagttAGCTCCATAGACGTCTTTTGAGGGTGATCGTCGGTGTTGGTGTCTTTGGGCAATTGAAGAGTTTCTGTCAAATCCCCAGATCGGCGATTATGTTTGGGCAATTAAGTGTCGGCAATTGGGTAGCGGTTTCATTTTTCACTCCGATTTGTGATTTTTAAGCACTATCGGtatttagggatgtcaatcgggccagcccaccgggtttcgggccaaccctattcgggttgcgggtcaatcgggtgcgggctaatcgggttgttattttttcgggttataaaagtttagccctaaccctaaaagctcgggtttcgggctagcccatcgggttaatcgggttgctaccgataaaattaacatgcgatcaatccaataaataatggtaaaaattagttatatttataaaatgtaaaatatttaattataataaatttgagatatatgcgtaaactcaaatattaacatgatcaaatactaatatttgagatttatgcaacataaaacataaacatcaagaaattttaaagcatgtttagaaatttaaatatatttttttagtgaatttgaagtttctaattcatttatctattattatattaataaaaacttaatatataatttatatatttaatatataaaatgaaagttattttttcagtaatctgtattataaaataatcaatgaagtgtcgaattagagtcaaacaaatagaacaatataaattttatcgggtttccgggccagcccatcgggttttcgggtctggccctaacgggttgcgggttaatcgggtgcgggctaatcgggctgtaattttatcgggctggaaattttcagccctaaccctataaatttggcgggctattcgggtcagcccacgggttgcgggctaaattgacatccctatcgGTATTGCATGTTtgactgtgtgtgtgtgtgtgtttggcGTAGGAGACGATGTTGGTCTCTTCTTTTAAATACTATTTttgttttacttatttttttgttaattttaataACAATActcatttagagc
It contains:
- the LOC121791071 gene encoding uncharacterized protein LOC121791071: MIDNLEIPMRYPFKVIKVCNLPEIVDKYVPECLDSQPASPGLKLSDMLFGSDLAEISDKAFVTPVLSIITKDSSLECNVESSVKRCLEVDFDSCDDSFGEMLKKKKKKKKKKKRKEDSGSD